The Martelella sp. AD-3 genome includes a region encoding these proteins:
- a CDS encoding transcription termination/antitermination protein NusG: MTEYRKIGTSVDLAYGLKFEDRLRLIRLSGRAALAEEAAKDAPWYVLQVMTGREQAVCDALTECGAEALSPTRKGPKRRRRHKVLPPQDIPLMAGYVLVRFSLSETAVNALLGFEHVRGMLGGWLSPFALENDRVVRIMQKAGDGRFDWERVSKIVVVAGERVRIGEGMFAGLEAEVITPNSKGKGDVVVEVDMFGQKTPVNLPLAILEKL, translated from the coding sequence ATGACGGAATATCGGAAGATCGGAACCTCGGTCGATCTGGCCTATGGCCTGAAATTCGAGGATCGGCTTCGGTTGATCCGCCTCTCCGGCCGAGCGGCGCTGGCCGAAGAGGCAGCGAAGGACGCGCCGTGGTATGTTTTGCAGGTGATGACCGGGCGGGAACAGGCCGTTTGCGATGCGCTGACGGAGTGTGGCGCCGAGGCGCTGTCTCCGACGCGAAAAGGGCCGAAGCGGCGACGCCGGCACAAGGTTCTGCCGCCGCAGGATATTCCACTGATGGCCGGCTATGTGCTGGTTCGGTTCTCCTTGTCGGAGACGGCGGTCAATGCGCTGCTGGGCTTCGAGCATGTGCGCGGGATGCTCGGCGGGTGGCTCAGCCCGTTTGCGCTGGAAAACGACCGGGTTGTCCGGATCATGCAGAAAGCCGGCGATGGCCGGTTCGACTGGGAGCGGGTCTCGAAGATCGTGGTCGTTGCCGGAGAGCGGGTGCGCATCGGCGAGGGTATGTTCGCGGGGCTTGAGGCCGAAGTGATCACCCCCAACAGCAAGGGCAAGGGCGACGTGGTGGTCGAGGTGGACATGTTCGGTCAGAAAACGCCCGTGAATTTACCTCTTGCAATTCTTGAAAAGTTATGA